A single genomic interval of Chitinophaga sp. 180180018-3 harbors:
- a CDS encoding TonB-dependent receptor, translating into MKLTFLFLAVALLGVSITGTSQTITLNVQKAPVRQVFSAIEKQTNFVIFFNKEHLEHTQPVTVNVRNMPVANFLELVLKNQPITYEISQKNILIRRKSRAPGISDQTGEIHISGQVRNSGGEPLPGAGVMLRRTGQAISTDSLGRFTMEAVTGDVLLITFTSMAPFEITVGREGNMQIVLSPTRISQLDSVVVIGYGSVNRKNLTSAISTIKVADIPKSASTSVEQILAGRAAGLTAVQGSGQPGAGVSVQIRGNPSFASSGVLYVLDGVPVNGGADEIGSNTFFGQGVDRSPLNFLNPADIENIEVLKDASAASIYGARAGAGVVLITTKRGKVGRPSLNYSYSRAFQQPAKFYDVYNEKDFMTRRNEIFYEEYLRSNNLAPYGNKDPSAVQPFKPKYSQGKIDSTGAGVNIFDMIRQKAFVEQHNLSFSGGTQQTRYYFSGNYLNQQGIISKSSFKRYSGRFNFDQAITDRLKASVNITGSRSNSQNLSLGNNYYQTAGIILASIYRSPVIPLYDSAGGYALNPENSLISNPLSYLTIEDNTLNTRLLTSGNLSLRVIDGLTAKANFSYDQSYVKRGQYYPKTFLYGALHGGQGTIFDYSANIGLIEYTLDYWKAFGSHSISLLGGYSYQVSNSEGFNAMNSQFFTDAFLYNNLGAGSASNRPDVDVGSSKSQSTWASYFGRAIYTYKDKYILNGSIRRDGYSGFTINKKYGWFPSVSAAWKISNEPFMEALPFVSFMKLRAGYGTTGNSNIGKNAFSYYSTAVDWVNYSYVFGNSQSTGILLAQLANPNLTWESVGELNFGLDLGLLKDRISITAEYFNKRVSNLLQFQNLYESSLVPTIASNVGVSGSKGFELSLKTTNIANSNFRWNTEVNFSRYVDRWVERSPEFLKTKPAYVGVKDPFRAIYGYLTDGIMQAGEKAPSHTPNLQPGMIKVKDINGYDAQGNLTGKPDGVLNTADQVLLGDANPGFSFGFNNTFNYRNFDLSIFMYGMLHVIKYNEDKANAYGTLYGNMTVGANALALTKDAWAYNNQQSKNPSGLNNPYSQYTSNFFKERGDFLRCRSIALGYNLPSKILVRQHIIRNARVYGEIQNAFVITKYTGLDPELTGQLVYPNPRTFTIGASVNF; encoded by the coding sequence ATGAAACTGACCTTTCTGTTTCTGGCAGTCGCGTTGCTCGGCGTCAGCATAACGGGCACGTCTCAGACCATTACCTTGAATGTACAAAAAGCGCCGGTGAGGCAGGTGTTTTCCGCCATTGAAAAACAAACCAACTTCGTGATATTTTTCAATAAAGAACACCTGGAGCATACGCAGCCCGTTACCGTAAATGTGCGTAACATGCCCGTTGCGAACTTCCTGGAGCTCGTACTAAAAAATCAGCCGATTACCTACGAGATCTCGCAAAAAAACATCCTGATCAGGCGTAAATCGCGTGCACCGGGTATTTCAGACCAAACAGGTGAAATACACATCAGCGGACAGGTACGGAATTCCGGAGGAGAACCGTTGCCGGGCGCCGGCGTCATGCTGCGCCGTACCGGGCAGGCTATCTCTACAGATTCGCTGGGCCGCTTTACGATGGAAGCAGTTACCGGTGATGTATTGTTGATAACGTTTACAAGCATGGCGCCCTTCGAAATAACAGTGGGCAGGGAAGGCAATATGCAGATTGTACTGTCGCCCACACGTATTTCGCAACTCGATTCGGTGGTGGTAATCGGCTATGGTTCGGTAAATCGTAAGAACCTTACCAGCGCTATCAGCACTATTAAAGTAGCCGATATACCAAAATCTGCCAGCACCTCTGTAGAGCAGATATTGGCTGGCCGCGCAGCGGGGCTCACTGCTGTACAGGGCTCCGGTCAACCCGGGGCAGGCGTATCCGTGCAAATCAGGGGAAATCCATCCTTCGCTTCCAGTGGTGTGCTTTACGTACTGGACGGCGTACCGGTGAATGGTGGCGCCGACGAGATTGGCAGCAATACTTTCTTCGGACAGGGCGTGGACCGCTCGCCGCTTAATTTCCTTAACCCTGCCGATATAGAGAATATTGAAGTATTGAAAGACGCAAGCGCAGCTTCTATCTATGGAGCACGCGCCGGAGCAGGAGTGGTACTGATCACGACCAAGCGGGGGAAGGTAGGCAGGCCCAGTCTTAATTACAGCTACAGCAGAGCTTTTCAGCAGCCTGCAAAGTTTTATGACGTGTATAATGAAAAGGATTTCATGACCCGCCGGAATGAAATTTTCTATGAAGAATACCTGCGTAGCAACAATCTGGCTCCTTATGGAAATAAGGATCCATCTGCAGTACAGCCCTTCAAGCCTAAATATAGCCAGGGGAAAATTGATTCTACCGGGGCGGGTGTTAATATTTTTGACATGATCCGGCAGAAAGCCTTTGTGGAACAGCACAACCTCTCTTTTAGCGGGGGGACGCAACAGACCAGGTATTACTTCTCCGGTAATTATTTAAATCAGCAGGGTATCATCAGCAAATCTTCGTTTAAACGTTATTCCGGGAGATTTAATTTCGACCAGGCCATCACCGACCGGCTCAAGGCCAGTGTGAATATCACAGGCAGTCGTTCCAACAGTCAGAATCTTTCACTGGGCAATAATTATTATCAGACAGCAGGTATCATACTGGCCTCTATCTATCGTTCACCTGTTATTCCGTTATATGATAGTGCGGGCGGGTATGCCCTCAATCCCGAGAATTCACTCATCTCCAATCCGCTGTCCTACCTGACTATTGAGGATAATACGCTGAATACACGTTTGCTTACCAGTGGTAATCTTTCGCTGCGTGTGATAGATGGATTAACTGCCAAAGCTAATTTCAGCTATGATCAATCGTATGTAAAACGTGGTCAATACTACCCTAAAACGTTCCTCTATGGAGCGCTGCATGGCGGCCAGGGAACCATCTTTGATTATTCTGCTAATATTGGCCTGATAGAATATACATTGGACTATTGGAAAGCTTTTGGTAGTCATTCCATCAGTCTGTTGGGTGGCTATTCCTACCAGGTATCTAATTCTGAAGGATTCAATGCCATGAACAGCCAGTTCTTTACAGATGCCTTTCTTTACAATAACCTGGGAGCAGGGTCCGCTTCCAACAGACCGGACGTGGATGTTGGTTCCAGTAAGAGCCAGAGTACCTGGGCTTCCTATTTTGGACGTGCCATTTATACGTATAAGGATAAGTACATCCTGAATGGAAGTATCCGGCGCGACGGTTATTCGGGGTTCACCATTAACAAAAAGTATGGCTGGTTCCCATCGGTGTCGGCTGCGTGGAAAATATCCAATGAACCGTTTATGGAAGCGCTGCCTTTTGTGTCTTTCATGAAATTGAGGGCGGGCTACGGAACTACAGGTAACAGCAATATTGGTAAGAATGCCTTTTCTTATTACAGCACTGCCGTTGACTGGGTGAACTATTCCTATGTGTTTGGCAATAGCCAGTCGACCGGTATACTGTTAGCGCAGCTGGCGAACCCTAACCTCACCTGGGAAAGTGTGGGAGAATTGAATTTTGGACTGGACCTGGGGTTGCTGAAAGACAGGATCAGTATTACAGCGGAATACTTTAATAAGAGGGTATCCAACCTATTGCAATTTCAGAACCTGTATGAATCGTCGCTGGTACCCACTATTGCTTCAAACGTAGGTGTTTCCGGCAGCAAGGGTTTTGAGCTGTCGTTGAAAACAACCAATATCGCCAACAGCAATTTCAGATGGAATACGGAAGTGAATTTCTCCCGTTACGTGGATCGCTGGGTAGAAAGAAGCCCTGAATTTCTGAAAACGAAACCGGCCTACGTGGGCGTGAAAGATCCGTTCAGGGCCATTTATGGGTATCTGACCGACGGTATCATGCAGGCCGGAGAGAAAGCGCCATCGCATACGCCTAATCTGCAGCCGGGCATGATTAAAGTAAAAGATATTAATGGCTATGATGCGCAGGGTAACCTCACCGGCAAACCGGATGGCGTATTGAACACCGCTGACCAGGTATTACTGGGCGATGCGAATCCCGGTTTTAGTTTTGGCTTCAATAACACTTTCAACTACCGCAATTTCGACCTGAGCATATTCATGTATGGCATGCTGCATGTGATCAAATACAACGAAGACAAGGCCAATGCATACGGTACGCTGTATGGTAATATGACGGTTGGCGCCAATGCGCTTGCACTCACAAAGGATGCCTGGGCATACAACAATCAACAAAGTAAAAATCCAAGCGGATTGAATAATCCATACTCACAGTATACCAGCAATTTCTTCAAAGAGCGTGGCGATTTCCTGCGATGCAGGAGCATCGCACTTGGATATAATCTGCCCTCGAAAATACTCGTGAGGCAGCATATCATCCGGAATGCCAGGGTGTATGGCGAGATCCAGAATGCCTTTGTTATCACTAAATACACAGGACTTGATCCGGAACTGACAGGCCAGCTGGTGTATCCTAATCCCAGGACTTTTACCATTGGCGCCAGTGTTAATTTCTAA
- a CDS encoding RagB/SusD family nutrient uptake outer membrane protein codes for MHVCKKILFIIAGCSILTTSCEKKLEPKAFSDLADGTFYKTALDGKAAVTALYANLMEPTAWSGGYGASIQSWTVQSSMTAGELTSSWGDPRWAQLFMLNFNDAFTEISFHYSVLMRAVTRSTDNLDKIGKIAMDAQLRDRYLAEVKALRAHFSQLLFSLYGPVSIIVDPRKAVDPQYVPEARPTREWMTAQIEKDYKEAAALLPASYSTDDYGRFTRGACYMGLLKLYMQEKRWTDAVATARLIIKMETEGTYGLMDNYKDIFRAEYERNKEIIFAIPCINNSNVNSNRWLAHAAPYDYKAPDGGTPPARWGGYKMPWKMYNKFDQADKRLEILLGAYPRIWGDFYRDPVGAIPLKYGNDPAATSESQGVDIIVWRYADVLLLAAEAINETAGPNAEAHMLLNRVRHRAGLGDIQETTKDGFRNRLMDERLFELWEEGCRRDDLIRWGKFLQRAQDDGSAFARKEFALFPLPRKAITESNGAIIQNPGY; via the coding sequence ATGCATGTCTGCAAAAAAATACTTTTCATTATCGCCGGCTGTTCCATACTAACTACCTCCTGTGAGAAAAAGCTGGAGCCTAAGGCATTCTCCGACCTGGCAGACGGAACATTTTATAAAACCGCGTTAGACGGAAAAGCTGCCGTTACCGCCCTGTATGCCAACCTGATGGAGCCCACCGCCTGGAGTGGTGGCTATGGCGCCTCCATACAATCGTGGACCGTACAGAGCTCCATGACTGCAGGAGAACTGACCAGTTCCTGGGGTGATCCCAGATGGGCGCAATTGTTCATGCTGAATTTCAACGATGCTTTTACGGAGATTTCCTTTCACTACAGTGTGCTGATGCGTGCTGTTACCCGCAGTACCGATAATCTTGATAAAATAGGTAAGATCGCTATGGATGCGCAGTTACGGGATCGTTACCTGGCGGAAGTGAAAGCACTACGGGCACATTTTTCACAATTGCTTTTTAGTCTTTACGGACCTGTCTCAATAATCGTTGATCCCCGGAAGGCAGTAGATCCGCAATATGTACCCGAAGCACGGCCTACCCGCGAATGGATGACCGCACAGATTGAGAAGGATTATAAAGAAGCTGCCGCCCTGCTTCCCGCTTCTTACAGTACAGATGACTATGGACGCTTTACACGCGGAGCATGCTATATGGGATTGCTGAAATTGTATATGCAGGAAAAAAGATGGACAGACGCCGTTGCCACTGCGCGCCTGATCATAAAGATGGAAACTGAAGGTACTTATGGGTTGATGGATAACTACAAGGATATTTTCCGGGCAGAATACGAACGTAACAAAGAGATCATCTTTGCTATTCCCTGTATCAATAACAGCAATGTGAACAGTAACAGGTGGCTGGCACATGCGGCGCCATATGATTACAAAGCCCCGGATGGAGGAACACCACCGGCGCGCTGGGGTGGATACAAAATGCCGTGGAAAATGTACAACAAATTTGATCAGGCAGACAAGCGCCTGGAAATTTTGTTGGGCGCATATCCCCGTATATGGGGCGATTTTTACCGCGATCCTGTTGGCGCCATTCCGCTGAAGTATGGTAACGATCCCGCTGCTACATCAGAATCGCAGGGTGTAGATATCATTGTATGGCGTTATGCAGATGTACTGCTGCTGGCAGCAGAAGCTATCAATGAAACAGCGGGACCTAACGCAGAAGCACATATGTTACTCAATCGTGTCAGGCATCGCGCTGGCTTGGGTGATATTCAGGAAACGACAAAAGATGGTTTCAGAAACCGTCTTATGGATGAACGGCTTTTCGAGCTGTGGGAGGAAGGCTGCCGGCGCGATGACCTGATCCGCTGGGGGAAATTCCTGCAGCGTGCACAGGACGACGGATCTGCCTTTGCCAGGAAAGAATTTGCGCTGTTTCCGTTGCCCCGGAAAGCTATCACAGAAAGCAATGGAGCTATAATACAAAATCCAGGGTACTGA
- a CDS encoding right-handed parallel beta-helix repeat-containing protein encodes MRSICLGWFCWCMQIILSATAMGQTSLFVSPAGNDSNPGTQAQPWKTIQKAANSAPAGSTVYIMGGTYIEQVEINVSGNPGAYTVFRNYDANPVVINGNAQPAVLMRINGVSYVEIRGLQFRNCLGSVSAGISVQSGGWRGPTHHIRIIGNSIKNLYASADTTTYPPNVYAGAISVAGYDSAKAISQLLIDSNLIADCRTGWTEAIGITGNVDTFTVSNNVVTNTGNIGIDASGHWGQSKNPATDFARNGIIRGNLVYNCRSLVEGGAGVYLDGSSNMLVERNIVHHNACGITIGCEQANNTVGNNIVRDNIAYGNDGYGIGVAGWSPQNRIIRNCSITNNTTYGNAQLAAKRAQGELAIYNSQNLVVKNNIFYTTNTGANVIYIDDTPVNLQMSYNAYYAASASTNFIYQGTTYNNLYAYRSGSGMDNNSSFTDPMFVNAGAPDFHLQGGSVCIDACDPGYNPAPGETDMDGSNRKQGVAVDDGVYEYAGGRPGGGGGSGNGQNRFFNTGIMVNTGTAIYAGISAETFTNNGTYDATTGNDIFTGPAGMSGVQEITGSAAPAFGQLQLNNGAAFSISNTSGIDVGQQLTLNNGITTTVMSRHKYGAIRLGSNAILNATPGNSLHVNGYVSKKGSSAFTFPLGNGSALRTVQISAPSAATTEIAVAWLEGNPASTIDPSDSSTHPVQGAALGGNIVALYTGGSWDWISNRANTNALTITVSLPDLSTFASATALRLAGWNGKQWIPLSVTATANGNTAGSTLQGTISPDSIYTALGIAKINEAAPLAQPIMQMLNHNKTPDKDIVVAPNPAQYEIQVSGLKKGHVIRLFDLQGRLLQYRVAGSNTLFLPLESLSGGCYIVRVEDQTGNVITTKNIMKQ; translated from the coding sequence ATGCGCAGTATTTGCCTGGGATGGTTTTGCTGGTGTATGCAGATCATCCTTTCCGCCACAGCGATGGGGCAAACGAGCCTGTTTGTATCGCCTGCGGGAAACGACAGCAATCCCGGTACACAGGCACAGCCCTGGAAAACGATCCAGAAGGCAGCCAATAGTGCTCCCGCCGGCAGTACCGTTTATATCATGGGAGGAACTTATATAGAGCAGGTTGAAATCAATGTATCTGGTAACCCCGGCGCCTATACGGTTTTTAGAAATTATGATGCTAATCCGGTGGTTATTAATGGCAACGCCCAGCCGGCAGTATTGATGAGAATCAACGGGGTGAGCTATGTAGAAATAAGAGGGTTGCAGTTCCGGAACTGCCTCGGTTCTGTTTCCGCCGGAATATCAGTGCAATCCGGCGGCTGGCGTGGCCCTACCCATCATATACGCATCATCGGCAACAGTATCAAAAATCTGTATGCCAGTGCCGATACCACCACGTATCCGCCAAACGTATATGCGGGAGCTATTTCCGTAGCGGGTTATGATTCTGCGAAGGCCATTTCACAGCTGCTGATTGATAGTAACCTGATCGCCGATTGCCGCACTGGCTGGACGGAAGCAATCGGCATCACCGGCAATGTGGATACATTTACTGTTTCCAACAACGTTGTCACCAATACTGGTAATATCGGTATAGATGCTTCCGGCCATTGGGGGCAGTCGAAAAATCCGGCTACGGACTTCGCCCGGAACGGTATTATCCGCGGTAATCTCGTGTACAATTGCAGAAGCCTTGTGGAGGGGGGCGCAGGTGTTTACCTCGACGGAAGCTCCAATATGCTGGTGGAGCGCAATATTGTACACCACAATGCCTGTGGTATTACTATTGGCTGTGAACAAGCCAACAATACTGTGGGGAACAATATAGTACGGGATAATATTGCCTACGGAAACGATGGTTACGGCATAGGAGTAGCGGGATGGTCGCCACAGAACAGGATCATCCGTAATTGCAGTATCACCAATAACACCACTTACGGTAATGCGCAATTGGCTGCCAAGCGTGCTCAGGGCGAGTTGGCAATCTATAATTCCCAAAATCTGGTGGTGAAGAATAATATTTTTTACACCACCAACACCGGCGCTAATGTGATATATATAGATGATACACCTGTCAATTTGCAAATGTCATACAACGCTTACTACGCGGCATCTGCATCGACCAACTTTATTTATCAGGGTACCACTTACAACAATCTGTACGCGTACCGTTCGGGTAGTGGTATGGACAACAATTCATCTTTCACAGATCCGATGTTTGTGAATGCAGGTGCACCCGATTTTCATCTTCAGGGAGGATCCGTTTGCATTGACGCGTGTGACCCGGGATACAACCCGGCTCCCGGCGAAACAGATATGGATGGAAGTAACCGTAAGCAGGGCGTAGCAGTGGATGATGGTGTATATGAATACGCGGGCGGCCGGCCGGGTGGAGGCGGTGGAAGCGGGAATGGGCAGAACAGGTTTTTCAATACAGGAATAATGGTGAATACCGGAACCGCTATATATGCAGGCATCTCCGCTGAAACATTCACCAACAATGGCACCTACGATGCAACAACAGGGAACGATATTTTTACCGGGCCTGCGGGAATGAGCGGTGTGCAGGAAATTACCGGAAGCGCAGCGCCAGCTTTTGGACAGCTGCAGCTGAACAACGGCGCTGCTTTCAGCATCTCCAATACCAGTGGAATTGATGTGGGGCAGCAACTGACGCTGAACAACGGTATCACTACTACCGTGATGAGTCGCCATAAATACGGGGCTATCCGCCTTGGCAGCAATGCAATACTGAATGCAACACCCGGCAATAGTCTGCATGTAAACGGCTATGTCAGCAAAAAGGGCAGCAGCGCCTTTACATTTCCGCTGGGCAATGGTTCCGCGCTCCGCACTGTGCAAATCAGTGCTCCTTCTGCGGCAACTACAGAAATAGCCGTAGCCTGGCTGGAAGGTAATCCTGCCAGTACCATTGATCCGTCGGATAGTAGCACACATCCTGTACAGGGGGCGGCATTGGGCGGAAATATAGTGGCCCTGTATACAGGGGGCAGCTGGGATTGGATCAGCAACCGCGCCAACACCAATGCGCTAACAATTACCGTTTCCCTGCCCGACCTCAGCACTTTTGCAAGTGCCACCGCACTGCGGCTTGCCGGATGGAACGGAAAACAATGGATACCACTCAGCGTTACTGCTACTGCCAACGGTAATACAGCCGGAAGCACGTTGCAGGGAACTATTTCCCCCGATAGCATTTACACAGCTCTGGGTATAGCTAAAATCAATGAAGCAGCTCCTCTGGCGCAGCCAATCATGCAAATGCTGAACCATAATAAAACGCCTGACAAGGATATTGTAGTTGCTCCCAATCCTGCACAATATGAAATACAGGTAAGCGGATTAAAGAAGGGGCATGTGATCAGGCTGTTTGATCTGCAAGGCCGTTTACTGCAGTACAGAGTGGCAGGGTCCAACACGTTATTTCTGCCGCTGGAAAGCTTGTCAGGCGGGTGTTACATCGTTCGTGTGGAAGATCAGACCGGAAACGTTATCACTACAAAAAATATCATGAAACAATAA
- a CDS encoding triple tyrosine motif-containing protein: protein MNKILPIVLFFIGLFSISSNPVHAQNGPGLPAVVNYSKFDYHAGSQTWEIGQDKQGVMYFANNEGLLTFDGSHWKLYPLPNNTVIWSLAVGDDGKIYVGGQDEIGYFSPGLNGILAYTSLKDKIPEQHKRFADVWHIAILGNRVFFQAEERIFEYNGNAVHVHVSNSQWLFMARAGDQLYASDRVTGLLQLHENEWVPVADGKKLAGVLVAGILPMSKDSIFIISRTNGLFILHNGSITQQHNSWPNNLYINYAARISDTEFVMASSSGGCVVVNIKNDVWQSFSDTQGLQNNNALSVFPDASKNLWTGLNSGITYISYNSAIRYLQIGKTNNLPGYSTRIFNNRLYVATSNGLYAAPLENNNDIHITKEDFSLVKNTDNCEAWNLKEVNGHLLLGNDRGSYDIQGNEARMLSGGAGCWYFLPMSSVYPAQDIIVGTYSGLKRLRYEGNSFKDEGKMDGLKDSYRFMALDHSDDVWASHPYRGIYRFRLSQDKNKYTSHLYTANDGLPSTLNNFIFQIKNQILFATVHGIYEFNASTNRFVPSKFLADVFGGMKVRYLAEDAENNIWFCNEKGTGVVHLLPTDSANKYTVTYFPELAGQLLPGFENIYPYNPGNTFIGSERGVIHLDYQKYLSIKPPVTVRINLVTTTGKADSTIFGGYRNSQEILQLPSNCNAYHFEYSSPVYESQKSIEYSYQLTGYDSDWSPWDAKTAKDYTNLSNGTYTFKIKARDSRHTESAVASYSFIIKAPWYKTTWAMLGYMAIFAGLIFLVHRYLKYQLRTQQEKFEEEQKRLKYIHQLELEKNEKEIIKLQNEKLEQEVLLQKKELANTSMHLMENTDTLTKIKEKVSRLNNEDDIKSITDLIRDTEKINANWDAFAAHFDDLNDGFLNKLKKQYPQLTQTDLKMCTYIKLNLTTKEVAQLLNITVRGVEVSRYRIRKKIGLQTEQSLSSFLNQI from the coding sequence ATGAACAAGATTTTACCGATTGTCCTGTTTTTCATTGGGCTATTTTCGATAAGCAGTAATCCTGTGCATGCGCAAAATGGTCCGGGGCTTCCGGCTGTTGTCAACTACTCAAAATTTGATTACCACGCAGGCAGTCAGACCTGGGAAATCGGACAAGATAAGCAGGGAGTGATGTATTTTGCCAATAATGAAGGCTTATTAACTTTCGATGGTAGTCACTGGAAATTATATCCACTGCCCAATAACACCGTTATCTGGTCTCTTGCAGTTGGTGATGATGGGAAAATATATGTAGGCGGTCAGGATGAAATAGGCTATTTCTCTCCCGGGCTTAATGGCATATTGGCATATACCTCTTTAAAAGATAAAATTCCGGAACAACATAAAAGGTTTGCAGATGTATGGCATATTGCCATCCTGGGAAACAGGGTTTTCTTCCAGGCAGAAGAGCGCATTTTTGAGTATAATGGCAACGCAGTTCATGTTCATGTATCCAATTCCCAATGGTTATTCATGGCACGGGCCGGGGATCAGCTTTATGCTTCAGACCGTGTGACGGGGTTACTACAACTTCATGAAAATGAGTGGGTGCCGGTAGCCGATGGTAAAAAGCTGGCGGGAGTGCTCGTTGCTGGTATACTTCCAATGAGTAAAGACAGTATTTTCATCATCTCCAGAACGAATGGTCTTTTTATATTACACAATGGTTCCATCACTCAGCAACATAATAGCTGGCCCAATAACCTCTACATTAATTATGCTGCCAGAATAAGCGATACTGAATTTGTCATGGCCTCTTCCTCCGGCGGTTGCGTGGTCGTTAATATAAAAAACGATGTGTGGCAAAGCTTTTCCGATACCCAGGGACTCCAGAACAACAATGCCCTGAGCGTTTTCCCGGATGCCAGCAAAAACTTATGGACAGGATTGAACAGCGGGATCACCTATATAAGTTACAACTCCGCCATCAGATATCTTCAAATAGGTAAAACAAACAACCTGCCCGGCTATTCAACACGAATTTTTAATAACAGGCTCTATGTAGCTACTTCAAACGGATTGTATGCTGCTCCTTTAGAAAATAATAATGATATCCATATAACGAAAGAAGATTTCTCCCTGGTTAAGAACACCGACAATTGCGAAGCCTGGAACCTTAAAGAAGTAAACGGTCATCTGTTATTGGGCAACGACAGAGGAAGTTATGATATACAGGGAAACGAGGCCAGGATGCTTTCCGGAGGCGCCGGCTGCTGGTACTTCCTGCCCATGTCGTCTGTTTATCCTGCACAGGATATCATAGTAGGTACTTATAGCGGTCTTAAACGGCTTCGGTATGAAGGGAACAGTTTTAAAGATGAAGGAAAAATGGACGGCCTCAAAGATTCATACCGTTTTATGGCATTGGACCATAGTGATGATGTGTGGGCTTCGCATCCGTATCGCGGTATTTATCGCTTTCGTCTTTCACAAGATAAGAACAAATACACTTCACATCTCTATACAGCTAATGACGGATTGCCTTCTACCCTGAATAACTTTATTTTCCAGATAAAAAATCAGATCCTCTTTGCTACCGTCCACGGCATTTACGAATTCAATGCTTCCACCAACAGGTTTGTTCCTTCTAAATTTCTTGCTGATGTTTTTGGGGGCATGAAAGTGCGATACCTGGCGGAAGACGCGGAAAATAATATCTGGTTTTGCAACGAAAAGGGAACAGGCGTTGTGCATCTTCTACCAACAGACTCCGCCAACAAATATACGGTCACATACTTTCCGGAATTAGCCGGTCAGCTGTTACCCGGATTTGAAAATATTTACCCTTATAACCCGGGGAATACTTTTATTGGTTCGGAAAGAGGGGTCATACATCTTGATTATCAAAAATACTTATCTATAAAACCTCCGGTAACCGTTCGGATAAACCTGGTAACCACCACCGGAAAAGCTGATAGCACAATCTTTGGCGGATATCGCAACAGCCAGGAAATACTACAATTACCATCTAACTGCAATGCCTATCATTTTGAATATAGCTCACCGGTATATGAATCTCAGAAGAGTATTGAATATAGTTATCAACTCACAGGCTATGATAGTGATTGGTCGCCCTGGGATGCTAAAACGGCAAAAGACTATACTAACCTGTCAAATGGCACCTACACCTTTAAAATAAAAGCGCGTGACAGCAGACATACCGAATCCGCTGTTGCATCCTACAGCTTTATCATAAAAGCCCCCTGGTATAAAACTACCTGGGCCATGCTCGGCTATATGGCCATTTTCGCCGGGTTGATATTTTTAGTACACAGATACCTGAAGTACCAATTGCGGACCCAGCAGGAAAAATTTGAAGAAGAACAAAAAAGACTGAAGTACATCCATCAATTGGAGCTGGAGAAAAATGAAAAAGAAATCATCAAGCTTCAAAATGAAAAACTGGAACAAGAGGTATTACTCCAGAAAAAGGAATTGGCCAATACCAGTATGCATCTGATGGAAAACACTGATACTTTAACGAAGATAAAAGAAAAGGTATCGCGCCTTAATAATGAGGATGACATTAAAAGTATTACTGACCTGATCAGGGATACGGAAAAGATCAATGCTAACTGGGATGCGTTTGCAGCGCACTTTGATGACCTGAACGACGGATTTCTGAATAAGCTGAAAAAGCAATATCCGCAGCTTACCCAAACGGATTTAAAGATGTGTACTTATATTAAGCTGAATTTAACGACCAAGGAGGTAGCGCAGCTGCTGAATATTACGGTGCGGGGAGTGGAAGTAAGCCGGTACAGGATCAGGAAAAAGATTGGGCTGCAAACGGAGCAGTCGTTGAGTAGTTTTTTGAATCAGATTTAG